One stretch of Hydrogenovibrio kuenenii DSM 12350 DNA includes these proteins:
- the rimI gene encoding ribosomal protein S18-alanine N-acetyltransferase — protein sequence MVTELSYFRPMDEYDLKWVLSTEKASYDFPWSQQGFTKVMDDGLAYILCDMDDQALGYACFLAVLDEIHLLNLCISPNFRRQGIALQALDKFKDYFVDSDYEKMLLEVRQSNPAKTMYQKLGFVEDGIRKGYYPVKNSPQKEDAVLMSWALL from the coding sequence ATGGTCACTGAATTGAGTTATTTTCGTCCTATGGATGAGTATGATCTTAAGTGGGTGTTGAGTACGGAAAAGGCATCTTATGATTTTCCTTGGTCTCAACAAGGTTTTACCAAAGTTATGGATGATGGATTGGCATATATTTTATGTGATATGGATGACCAAGCCTTGGGTTACGCCTGTTTTCTTGCTGTTTTGGATGAGATTCATCTCTTAAATTTATGCATATCACCGAATTTTCGTCGACAAGGTATTGCGCTACAAGCACTAGATAAGTTTAAAGACTATTTTGTCGATTCGGATTATGAAAAGATGTTGTTGGAAGTTAGGCAGTCTAATCCCGCTAAAACGATGTATCAAAAGTTAGGGTTTGTTGAGGATGGTATTCGCAAAGGTTATTACCCTGTGAAAAATTCGCCTCAAAAAGAAGATGCAGTTTTAATGTCTTGGGCTTTGCTGTAA